In bacterium, a single genomic region encodes these proteins:
- a CDS encoding ATPase: protein VSFGLKPGLHQLTLKKNLEAWLKRPSAALVPIICSACHNMWLPIMRIAKEHDIHCIVTGRNPYEEVSFKRRLLGVSPDEDIRNVYLKNLGGIVKEAAKNLSYFSPQTLPVMIKGHFFGSPYALGTRIYGRGIEMADLFFYLPWNESEVMSRIQNELGWQSPKERGNTWRFDCRVSQLRDLMYQKTIGMTERQELYARLIREGLVSKETIQDRLVTENVIHYDKIEALLDEAGIRDRSFLKLG from the coding sequence TGGTGAGTTTTGGATTGAAACCGGGGCTGCATCAGCTGACCCTTAAAAAGAACCTGGAGGCCTGGCTTAAAAGGCCGTCGGCCGCGCTGGTTCCGATAATCTGCAGCGCCTGCCACAACATGTGGCTGCCGATCATGCGGATCGCCAAGGAACACGATATCCATTGCATAGTCACCGGGCGCAACCCCTACGAGGAGGTCTCGTTCAAACGCCGTCTGCTGGGGGTCAGCCCCGACGAGGACATCAGGAACGTCTATCTCAAAAACCTCGGAGGAATAGTCAAGGAAGCGGCCAAGAACCTGTCCTATTTTTCGCCCCAAACCCTGCCGGTGATGATCAAGGGGCATTTCTTCGGAAGTCCCTATGCTTTGGGAACCAGGATCTACGGCCGCGGCATCGAAATGGCCGACCTGTTCTTTTACCTGCCCTGGAATGAATCTGAAGTCATGTCCCGGATACAGAACGAGCTGGGATGGCAAAGCCCCAAAGAGCGGGGAAACACCTGGCGTTTCGACTGCCGGGTTTCGCAGCTGCGGGACCTGATGTACCAGAAGACCATCGGTATGACCGAGCGCCAGGAGCTTTACGCCCGGCTGATCCGCGAAGGGTTGGTATCCAAGGAAACTATCCAGGACCGGCTGGTCACGGAGAATGTGATCCATTACGATAAGATCGAAGCCCTGCTGGATGAAGCAGGGATCAGGGACCGGTCTTTTCTGAAACTGGGGTAA